From a single Pseudomonas sp. A34-9 genomic region:
- a CDS encoding sigma-70 family RNA polymerase sigma factor, with amino-acid sequence MSEFDEQLREIIPRLRRFALSLTRNSSSADDLVQACLERALSSWGDKRADGDLRAWLFAILYRQFLDAHRRSRRYARMLEFFTGRDDAEPSVERTVIAQSTLQAFDRLPTEQRALLLMVSVEGLSYKEVAEILGAPIGTVMSRLSRARQALRQLSDGEISSPSLRILK; translated from the coding sequence ATGAGCGAATTCGACGAACAGTTGAGAGAAATCATTCCCAGATTGCGCCGCTTTGCCCTGTCACTGACACGCAACAGCAGCAGCGCCGACGATCTGGTACAGGCTTGCCTTGAGCGGGCACTGTCGAGTTGGGGCGATAAACGCGCCGACGGCGACTTGCGTGCCTGGCTGTTCGCGATCCTCTATCGGCAGTTTCTCGATGCCCATCGCCGCTCCCGACGCTATGCGCGAATGCTCGAATTCTTCACCGGTCGCGACGATGCCGAACCTTCGGTGGAGCGCACCGTCATCGCCCAGTCGACCCTGCAAGCCTTTGACCGTCTGCCCACCGAACAACGCGCCCTGCTGCTGATGGTCTCAGTGGAAGGCCTTTCCTATAAAGAGGTCGCCGAGATTCTCGGCGCCCCGATCGGCACCGTGATGTCGCGCCTGTCCCGCGCCCGCCAGGCCTTGCGCCAACTGAGTGACGGCGAAATCAGCAGCCCTTCTTTGCGGATACTCAAATGA
- a CDS encoding anti-sigma factor, whose protein sequence is MISLPPNERDLHAYVDHQLSDADRRVLDTWLASHPDEAAQVRAWQQDAQQLRAALGGALQQPANPALDPAMIRQRRQRQSRRHLASAAVLLIAVSIGGFSGWQAREMTLVRSSTLPMTDALQAYRLIAQQGMLPADYKVDNDGDMQRWLDRYFTRASRLPDLKAAGFEPVSGRLLSTDEGPAAMVMYEDGSGHKVSFYVRPPGPKNTFLPRGSRSDGDLQAEYWSGGGYNYAMVSPVDTPAAQQLKQSLQF, encoded by the coding sequence ATGATCAGCCTGCCTCCCAACGAGCGTGACCTGCACGCTTATGTCGACCACCAACTCAGCGACGCCGACCGGCGCGTGCTGGACACTTGGCTGGCCAGTCACCCGGATGAAGCGGCGCAGGTCCGTGCCTGGCAACAGGATGCCCAGCAGTTGCGTGCGGCACTCGGCGGCGCATTGCAGCAACCGGCCAATCCGGCGCTTGACCCTGCCATGATCCGCCAGCGCCGCCAGCGTCAGTCGCGTCGTCATCTGGCCAGCGCGGCGGTGTTGCTGATCGCGGTCAGCATCGGCGGGTTCAGTGGCTGGCAGGCGCGGGAAATGACCCTCGTACGCTCGTCCACGTTGCCGATGACTGACGCCTTGCAGGCCTATCGGTTGATTGCCCAGCAAGGCATGCTGCCGGCCGATTACAAGGTCGACAATGACGGCGACATGCAACGCTGGCTCGACCGCTACTTCACCCGGGCCAGTCGCTTGCCCGATCTGAAGGCCGCCGGGTTCGAACCGGTCAGCGGGCGCCTGCTCAGCACCGACGAAGGCCCGGCGGCGATGGTCATGTATGAGGATGGCAGCGGGCACAAGGTGAGTTTCTATGTGCGCCCGCCGGGGCCGAAGAACACCTTTTTGCCCCGAGGAAGCCGCAGTGATGGCGACTTACAGGCCGAATACTGGTCGGGCGGTGGCTACAACTATGCGATGGTCAGCCCGGTCGATACACCGGCGGCGCAACAGCTCAAGCAATCGCTGCAATTCTGA
- a CDS encoding spore coat protein U domain-containing protein yields the protein MRTFASRIGLSLLGLALVSGANAATTVTGQITSSLILISSCQVNGAGGSTGLNFGALNFGTANSLFTTATGQVLGGGGGALSILCSSGTTPTVKVRAGSHDGMSPGGTRALYDGVANYVPYDLYTDAGHSQLLAIDGTINLAASTGVAQTVNIYGQAVGKAGLPAGTYTDTVAVELTF from the coding sequence ATGCGTACGTTTGCATCAAGGATAGGTTTGTCACTGCTCGGCCTGGCGCTGGTTTCCGGTGCCAACGCCGCCACCACGGTCACTGGCCAGATCACTTCCAGCCTGATTCTGATCAGCAGTTGTCAGGTCAACGGCGCCGGCGGTTCCACCGGGCTGAACTTCGGTGCGTTGAACTTCGGCACCGCCAACAGCCTGTTCACCACCGCCACCGGGCAGGTGTTGGGCGGTGGCGGCGGGGCGCTGTCGATTCTCTGCTCCAGTGGCACCACGCCGACGGTCAAGGTGCGCGCGGGTTCCCATGACGGCATGTCGCCGGGCGGCACGCGCGCACTGTATGACGGGGTCGCCAATTACGTGCCGTACGACTTGTATACCGATGCCGGGCACTCGCAACTGCTGGCGATCGACGGGACCATCAACCTTGCGGCCAGCACCGGCGTCGCACAGACGGTGAACATCTACGGTCAGGCGGTGGGCAAGGCCGGTTTGCCGGCGGGGACTTACACCGACACTGTTGCTGTTGAACTGACGTTCTGA
- a CDS encoding molecular chaperone, producing the protein MGSVTSRHLRVRWAMWALVMLGAGNVHAASSVLIWPIDPVLEADQQASALWLENRGSETANLQIRVFGWSQSGFAEQYQNQRDVIGSPPVAKIEPGQKQLVRLTRTKEVPPGQELAYRIIIDEIPSAQPATTDGGKTAAAIRFQMRYSVPLFAYGAGLWSKEDSSRARDPKGVGLPQLSWRTVAVDGKPYVEVRNQGAVHARLTDVAIQQAGQSKPLAEGLLGYVLPGAVMRWPAPGPLAGESALQVRVNGAAQVQSITPAK; encoded by the coding sequence ATGGGGTCAGTTACGTCACGGCACTTGCGCGTGCGCTGGGCGATGTGGGCGTTGGTCATGCTCGGGGCAGGCAACGTGCACGCCGCCAGTTCGGTGCTGATCTGGCCGATCGATCCGGTGCTGGAAGCTGATCAGCAGGCCAGTGCGCTGTGGCTGGAGAACCGCGGCAGCGAAACCGCCAATCTGCAGATCCGTGTATTTGGCTGGAGCCAGAGCGGGTTCGCCGAGCAATACCAGAATCAGCGCGACGTGATTGGTAGCCCGCCAGTGGCGAAGATCGAGCCGGGGCAGAAACAATTGGTGCGTCTGACCCGCACCAAGGAAGTACCGCCGGGGCAGGAGCTGGCCTACCGGATCATCATCGACGAAATTCCCTCTGCGCAACCAGCGACGACCGACGGCGGCAAAACAGCGGCAGCGATCCGCTTCCAGATGCGTTACTCAGTGCCGCTGTTTGCCTATGGCGCCGGGCTGTGGAGCAAGGAAGACAGCAGCCGCGCGCGCGATCCCAAAGGTGTCGGCCTGCCGCAGCTGAGTTGGCGCACGGTGGCGGTGGACGGCAAGCCCTATGTCGAAGTACGCAATCAGGGCGCGGTGCATGCCCGGCTGACCGACGTGGCAATCCAACAGGCCGGGCAGAGCAAGCCACTGGCCGAAGGGCTGTTGGGTTACGTGCTGCCGGGCGCGGTGATGCGCTGGCCGGCACCAGGGCCGTTGGCCGGTGAGTCGGCGTTGCAGGTGCGGGTCAACGGTGCCGCGCAGGTACAGAGCATTACGCCAGCCAAGTGA
- a CDS encoding spore coat U domain-containing protein, translated as MIRARLFLLLALMLPGAAQAACSVVSTTPAAFGTLSSIAVRTTSQPSSTLNAGLSCTGSLLSLLTSNDHFWGTVSSTQSGLVGPTGDVISYTVYANNSTSYPLTRGTAYDFARNGIIDALGLLNGTTPKTVPLYLGTTIGSNVAAGVYTETLSIFWNWNYCSGIGIGSVCLGRDIASGTTSLTVNMTVSNDCTITAPNIAFGSAPVVSAFTPVTGQTINLACTKGSAYTVGLSDGQNAVSVGGRRRMISGSNYLAYDIFKSAGTTRWGSVGAARRASTDAEVNPGNGLGTGSQIFNYNAKIYTDQTTPPAGTYLDNVVLDVGF; from the coding sequence ATGATCCGCGCCCGATTGTTTCTGTTGCTGGCGCTGATGCTGCCGGGGGCGGCGCAAGCCGCGTGCTCGGTGGTCAGCACTACGCCGGCGGCGTTTGGCACGCTCAGTTCAATTGCCGTGCGCACGACTTCACAACCCAGTTCCACGCTCAATGCAGGTTTAAGCTGCACCGGTTCTTTGTTGTCTCTGCTGACCAGCAATGACCATTTCTGGGGCACTGTGTCATCGACTCAGAGTGGTCTGGTCGGGCCGACCGGCGATGTCATCAGTTACACGGTCTACGCCAATAACAGCACCAGCTACCCACTGACTCGCGGCACTGCCTATGACTTTGCGCGCAACGGCATCATCGATGCCCTCGGCCTGCTCAACGGCACAACGCCGAAAACCGTGCCGCTCTACCTCGGCACGACCATTGGCAGCAATGTCGCCGCCGGGGTTTACACCGAGACCCTGAGCATTTTCTGGAACTGGAATTACTGCTCGGGAATCGGTATCGGCTCCGTCTGCCTCGGGCGCGATATCGCCAGCGGCACGACCTCGTTGACAGTGAACATGACAGTGTCCAACGACTGCACGATTACTGCGCCGAACATTGCATTCGGCAGCGCGCCGGTGGTGAGCGCGTTCACGCCAGTGACCGGGCAAACCATCAATCTGGCTTGCACCAAGGGCAGTGCCTACACCGTGGGGCTGAGCGACGGGCAGAACGCGGTGAGTGTCGGCGGGCGGCGACGAATGATTTCCGGGAGCAATTATCTGGCTTACGACATTTTCAAAAGTGCCGGTACCACGCGCTGGGGCAGCGTCGGCGCGGCGCGGCGGGCGAGCACCGATGCGGAGGTCAACCCGGGTAACGGGTTGGGCACGGGCAGCCAGATCTTCAACTACAACGCGAAGATCTACACCGACCAGACCACGCCGCCGGCGGGCACCTATCTCGACAATGTTGTTTTGGACGTAGGTTTTTAA
- a CDS encoding spore coat U domain-containing protein, translated as MRRHGCAALLLLCAGSAPLPLTAATSQSFQVSATVTAGCLVVGGVSNYGGLNFGSRSALATGTVQVALTGGVQLQCTPGVTLNMSVDGGQYNSSGRHMQVNSGSARVAYALFRDAAYSQSLGIGQSVAVAYSDANNISLPIYGQVQLPGNQPGGTYSDVLQVQLSW; from the coding sequence ATGCGCCGCCATGGCTGTGCCGCGCTGCTTCTGCTCTGTGCGGGCAGTGCACCGCTGCCGCTGACTGCCGCGACCAGCCAGAGCTTTCAGGTCAGCGCCACGGTCACTGCCGGGTGTCTGGTGGTGGGCGGGGTATCGAATTATGGCGGGCTGAATTTCGGTTCACGTTCGGCACTGGCCACCGGCACCGTGCAAGTCGCACTGACCGGTGGGGTGCAATTGCAATGCACGCCGGGGGTGACGCTGAACATGAGCGTCGACGGCGGCCAGTACAACAGCAGTGGCCGGCACATGCAGGTCAACAGCGGTAGTGCGCGGGTGGCGTATGCGCTGTTTCGCGATGCGGCGTACAGCCAAAGCCTGGGCATTGGCCAGAGTGTGGCGGTGGCCTACAGCGATGCGAACAACATCAGCCTGCCGATTTACGGTCAGGTGCAATTGCCGGGCAATCAGCCTGGGGGGACGTACAGCGACGTGTTGCAGGTGCAGCTGTCGTGGTAA
- a CDS encoding fimbria/pilus outer membrane usher protein, producing the protein MNPGRVRRIQRPLWLITGACCLMFVQPSGAGDLPPPPSGMEAVSDAQLFLELVVNQMNTGRVVAVQQRDGRLFVPATALRETGMKLPDSLGAEVDLDSLAGLHSDYDSVGQRLLLNVPPDWLPEQFIGNRQAYPRTPALSSFGALFNYDLYLNDTDDAGTYLAAWNEVRLFDSWGTLSNTGQYRQTLSGDSLNTLDNGYLRYDTTWRYSDDERMLTYEAGDVISGALPWSNSVRLGGVQFSRDFAVRPDLVTYPLPQFAGEAAVPSSVDLFINGYKSSSADLQPGPYTLTNIPFINGAGEAVVVTTDALGRQISTTVPFYVTSTLLQKGLSDFSVAAGTLRRDYGLKDFNYGPGVTAGSLRYGISDNFTLESHAEAADSLTLGGLGGNWQLGNFGVLNSALSQSRFDGEGGHQASLGYQYSNQRFSFSWQRLQRHGQYADLTVVDSPYISLSRRSEQATLSLNLDRWGSLGAGYFDVRAADDSRTRLLNLSWSKPLWRNSSFYLSANREIGDSNWAVQAQLVIPFDLRGSLAISSDRSKTGQSQQRVNYSRAVPTEGGVGFNLGYAKGDGADYRQADVTWRLQSVQLQAGVYGTSDAETRWADASGSLVWMDRQVFAANRIDDAFVVVSTDGFADIPVRYENQQVGQTDKNGHLLVPWSSAYYRGKYEIDPLNLPANVRSPNVEQRIAVRRGSGYLLEFPLTRVIAASIVLVDAQQRELPLGAGVLHEQSGARTVVGWDGLVYLENLQAQNSLQVTLADGKTCQAQFSVDLNLDQVPLIGPLVCQ; encoded by the coding sequence ATGAACCCAGGACGGGTTCGCCGTATTCAGCGTCCGTTGTGGCTCATCACCGGCGCCTGTTGCCTGATGTTCGTTCAACCATCCGGGGCCGGCGATCTGCCGCCGCCGCCGAGCGGCATGGAGGCCGTGAGCGATGCACAGTTGTTTCTGGAACTGGTGGTCAACCAGATGAATACCGGGCGCGTGGTGGCGGTGCAGCAGCGCGATGGGCGCCTGTTCGTGCCGGCGACCGCGTTGCGCGAAACCGGCATGAAGCTGCCCGACAGCCTCGGCGCCGAGGTCGACCTCGACAGCCTGGCGGGGCTGCACAGTGATTACGACAGCGTCGGTCAGCGCTTGCTGTTGAACGTGCCGCCGGACTGGCTGCCGGAACAGTTCATCGGCAATCGCCAGGCTTACCCGCGCACCCCGGCGCTGAGCAGTTTTGGCGCGCTGTTCAACTATGACCTGTACCTCAACGACACCGACGATGCCGGCACTTATCTGGCGGCGTGGAACGAAGTGCGGCTGTTCGACAGCTGGGGCACGCTGTCCAACACCGGACAGTATCGGCAAACCTTGTCCGGTGATTCGCTCAACACGCTGGACAACGGCTACTTGCGATACGACACCACCTGGCGTTACTCCGACGATGAGCGAATGCTCACCTACGAGGCCGGTGACGTCATCAGCGGCGCGTTGCCGTGGAGCAATTCGGTGCGGCTGGGCGGCGTGCAGTTCTCGCGGGACTTTGCCGTGCGTCCGGATCTGGTGACGTATCCGTTGCCGCAATTTGCCGGTGAAGCGGCGGTGCCGTCTTCGGTGGATCTGTTTATCAATGGCTACAAATCCAGCAGCGCGGACTTGCAGCCCGGGCCTTACACGCTGACCAATATTCCGTTTATCAACGGCGCTGGCGAAGCGGTGGTGGTGACCACCGATGCACTGGGTCGGCAGATTTCGACCACGGTGCCGTTCTATGTCACCAGCACCTTGTTGCAAAAAGGTTTGAGCGATTTCTCCGTGGCTGCCGGTACGCTGCGCCGCGACTACGGTTTGAAGGATTTCAATTACGGGCCGGGCGTCACCGCCGGCAGCCTGCGTTACGGCATCAGCGACAACTTCACTCTGGAAAGCCATGCCGAAGCGGCCGATTCGCTGACACTGGGCGGCCTCGGTGGCAATTGGCAGCTCGGTAACTTTGGTGTGCTCAACAGTGCGTTGAGCCAAAGCCGTTTCGACGGCGAGGGCGGTCACCAGGCCAGCTTGGGCTATCAGTACAGCAACCAGCGTTTCAGCTTTTCCTGGCAGCGGCTGCAACGTCACGGTCAATACGCCGATCTGACCGTGGTCGACAGCCCGTACATCAGTCTTAGCCGGCGCAGCGAGCAAGCGACCCTGAGCCTTAACCTCGACCGCTGGGGCAGTCTCGGCGCCGGTTACTTCGATGTGCGCGCGGCGGACGATTCGCGCACGCGGCTGCTCAATCTGAGCTGGAGCAAACCGCTGTGGCGCAACAGCAGTTTTTACCTGTCGGCCAACCGTGAGATCGGCGACAGCAACTGGGCGGTGCAGGCGCAATTGGTGATCCCGTTCGATCTGCGCGGCAGCCTGGCGATCAGCAGCGATCGCAGTAAAACCGGGCAGAGCCAGCAGCGGGTCAACTACAGTCGCGCGGTGCCGACTGAGGGCGGCGTAGGTTTCAATCTGGGTTACGCCAAGGGTGACGGCGCCGATTATCGTCAGGCCGACGTGACCTGGCGCCTGCAATCGGTGCAGTTGCAGGCCGGTGTCTACGGCACTTCCGACGCCGAAACCCGTTGGGCCGATGCCAGTGGTTCGCTGGTGTGGATGGACCGTCAGGTGTTCGCCGCCAACCGTATCGACGACGCATTTGTGGTGGTCAGCACCGATGGTTTTGCCGACATTCCGGTGCGCTACGAAAACCAGCAGGTCGGCCAGACCGACAAGAACGGTCATCTGCTGGTGCCATGGAGCAGTGCCTATTACCGCGGCAAGTATGAAATCGACCCACTGAATCTGCCGGCCAACGTGCGCAGCCCCAACGTCGAACAGCGCATTGCCGTGCGCCGTGGCAGCGGTTATCTGCTGGAATTTCCGCTGACCCGGGTGATTGCCGCGAGCATTGTGCTGGTCGACGCACAGCAGCGCGAGTTGCCGCTGGGCGCGGGTGTTTTGCACGAGCAGAGCGGCGCGCGGACGGTAGTCGGCTGGGATGGGTTGGTCTATCTGGAAAACCTGCAGGCGCAGAATTCGCTGCAAGTGACGCTGGCTGACGGCAAAACCTGTCAGGCGCAGTTCAGCGTCGACCTGAATCTGGATCAGGTGCCGTTGATTGGCCCGTTGGTGTGCCAATGA
- a CDS encoding MFS transporter yields MKPLKSSAVLLFSVACGLAVGNVYYAQPLLDAMAEAFALSPATIGIVITLTQIGYGIGLVLLVPLGDLLNRRKLIVCQTLLSAVALLMIALAPNSAWLLLGMALTGLLAVVTQVLVAYAATLALPAQRGRVVGVVTSGIVVGILLARTVAGGMADLAGWRAIYFLSAGLTLVMALLLFRVLPKDESAQPATGYSALIASVFSLFKEEPVLRHRAILALLTFASAMVLWTPMVLPLAAPPLSLSHSEIGLFGLAGAAGALAAARAGHLADRGLGQWVSGLSLLLMLASWLPIALTQSSLWALLLGVITLDLGLQAVHVTSQSMIYAVRPQAQSRLTAGYMLFYSIGSALGSIGSTAMYAWAGWIGVCLLGAGINAMALAYWWLTLKSGAPARCATQAS; encoded by the coding sequence ATGAAACCTCTCAAAAGCAGCGCCGTTTTGCTTTTCTCTGTGGCCTGCGGTTTGGCCGTGGGCAACGTGTATTACGCACAGCCACTGCTGGACGCCATGGCCGAAGCGTTTGCCCTGTCGCCGGCGACCATCGGCATCGTCATCACCCTGACGCAAATCGGCTACGGCATCGGTCTGGTGCTACTGGTCCCTCTCGGCGACCTGCTCAACCGGCGCAAATTGATCGTCTGCCAAACACTGCTGTCGGCTGTAGCGTTGTTGATGATCGCGCTGGCGCCCAACAGTGCGTGGCTGCTGCTTGGCATGGCATTGACAGGACTGCTCGCGGTGGTGACGCAGGTGTTGGTGGCTTACGCCGCCACGCTGGCGCTGCCGGCTCAGCGCGGGCGCGTGGTCGGGGTGGTCACCAGTGGCATCGTCGTCGGCATCTTGCTGGCGCGCACGGTCGCCGGCGGCATGGCCGATCTGGCTGGCTGGCGAGCGATCTACTTCCTGTCAGCAGGGCTGACACTGGTGATGGCGCTGCTGCTGTTTCGCGTCCTGCCCAAGGATGAATCTGCGCAACCGGCGACTGGCTACAGCGCACTGATCGCCTCGGTGTTCAGCCTGTTCAAAGAAGAACCGGTACTGCGCCATCGCGCAATCCTCGCCCTGCTGACCTTCGCCAGCGCGATGGTGCTGTGGACGCCGATGGTGTTGCCGCTGGCCGCGCCGCCACTTTCTTTGTCGCACAGTGAAATCGGTCTGTTCGGACTGGCTGGCGCAGCGGGTGCCCTGGCCGCCGCACGGGCCGGGCATCTGGCGGATCGCGGTCTCGGGCAATGGGTCAGCGGTCTTTCCCTGTTGCTGATGCTCGCTTCGTGGCTGCCGATCGCCCTCACCCAATCCTCGCTGTGGGCATTGCTGCTCGGCGTGATCACCCTGGATCTGGGCCTGCAAGCCGTGCATGTCACCAGCCAGAGCATGATTTACGCCGTGCGCCCGCAAGCACAAAGCCGTCTCACCGCCGGTTACATGTTGTTTTACTCAATCGGCAGCGCGCTGGGTTCAATCGGCTCGACCGCCATGTACGCGTGGGCCGGCTGGATCGGCGTGTGCCTGCTCGGCGCCGGCATCAACGCCATGGCGCTCGCATACTGGTGGCTGACCCTGAAAAGCGGCGCACCGGCACGATGCGCCACTCAAGCGAGTTAA
- a CDS encoding spore coat U domain-containing protein produces MNIRVVMGLLGVLVAPVHAADLQVEVRVDVQRGCQLVGQQREAGIEQLGVLDFGSTARLDDPAGPLAAALTNQRLPRLECNPDTPYQMRVDGGLHGGVGEVRYMAGSVGSKPVPYRLYQDAARRVPLVVDVPVSGRVPDSGTVELPLYARIERLAEVPRVSRYSDLVKVTVTW; encoded by the coding sequence GTGAATATACGGGTGGTCATGGGCCTGCTGGGTGTACTCGTTGCACCTGTTCATGCGGCGGATCTTCAGGTCGAAGTGCGCGTCGATGTGCAGCGCGGCTGCCAGTTGGTCGGCCAGCAGCGGGAGGCCGGCATCGAGCAATTGGGTGTGCTCGACTTCGGCAGCACCGCGCGCCTCGATGACCCGGCCGGGCCGTTGGCCGCCGCGTTGACCAATCAACGCCTGCCGCGGCTGGAGTGCAACCCGGACACGCCGTACCAGATGCGCGTTGACGGTGGTTTGCATGGTGGTGTCGGTGAAGTCCGCTACATGGCCGGTTCGGTCGGCAGCAAACCGGTTCCGTATCGCTTGTATCAGGACGCGGCTCGGCGGGTACCGCTGGTGGTGGATGTGCCGGTTAGCGGGCGGGTGCCGGACAGTGGCACGGTGGAGTTGCCGCTCTATGCGCGGATCGAACGTCTGGCTGAGGTGCCACGCGTCAGCCGTTATTCGGATCTGGTCAAGGTGACGGTCACCTGGTGA
- a CDS encoding catalase family peroxidase, whose protein sequence is MVDRTSPNASPPGGPQRPPLSAASLILRLGGIAVVVAAVAGAFAYVHGNFDPQRLTPKALVDVLEKNNGVHPGFRRNHAKGVCVIGHFESSGEARVFSNAQVFNEPQTPVVGRFALPAGNPYAPDNSVPIRSLALRFTQANGQQWRTGMNSMPVFPVGTPEAFYQLQQAQSPDPATGKPDPAKVPAFFASHPETVPFLTWVKTAKPSASYATETYNSVNAFYLVDASGKKQAVRWSMTPLARDAAGATAPEGSDFLEKDLVQRLALAPLRFQLNITLANPEDPVDDASKTWPEGRKVLNAGTLVLERTQPQLSGECRDINYDPLVLPAGIQGTDDPLLAARSAGYANSYLRRTSEVSQLPAAKQEVRP, encoded by the coding sequence ATGGTTGATCGCACCTCACCCAACGCTTCACCGCCCGGCGGGCCGCAGCGCCCGCCATTGAGTGCCGCGAGCCTGATATTGCGTCTGGGCGGCATTGCCGTAGTAGTCGCTGCGGTGGCCGGGGCGTTTGCCTACGTTCACGGTAACTTCGACCCACAACGTCTGACGCCAAAGGCGCTGGTCGATGTGCTGGAGAAGAACAACGGCGTGCATCCCGGGTTTCGTCGTAACCACGCCAAAGGCGTGTGCGTGATCGGGCATTTCGAAAGCAGTGGCGAGGCGCGGGTATTTTCCAACGCGCAAGTGTTTAACGAGCCGCAAACTCCGGTGGTCGGGCGTTTTGCGCTGCCGGCGGGCAATCCTTATGCACCGGACAACAGTGTGCCGATCCGCAGTCTGGCCCTGCGGTTCACCCAGGCCAACGGGCAGCAGTGGCGCACCGGGATGAACAGCATGCCGGTGTTCCCGGTTGGCACGCCTGAGGCGTTTTATCAATTGCAGCAGGCGCAGTCGCCGGATCCGGCCACGGGTAAACCTGACCCGGCGAAGGTCCCGGCGTTCTTCGCCTCTCACCCGGAAACCGTGCCGTTCCTGACCTGGGTGAAGACGGCCAAACCCTCGGCCAGTTACGCCACCGAAACCTATAACAGCGTCAACGCGTTTTATCTGGTCGACGCCAGCGGTAAAAAACAGGCCGTGCGCTGGAGCATGACGCCGTTGGCAAGGGACGCTGCGGGCGCCACTGCGCCTGAGGGCAGCGATTTTCTCGAAAAGGATCTGGTGCAACGGTTGGCGTTAGCGCCGCTGCGTTTTCAGTTGAACATCACCCTGGCCAATCCTGAGGACCCGGTGGACGACGCCAGCAAGACCTGGCCCGAGGGGCGCAAGGTGTTGAACGCCGGCACGCTGGTGCTGGAAAGGACCCAGCCGCAACTGAGCGGCGAATGCCGTGACATCAACTATGACCCGCTGGTGCTGCCGGCCGGGATTCAAGGTACCGACGACCCATTGCTGGCAGCCCGTTCCGCGGGGTACGCCAATTCCTACCTGCGTCGCACCAGCGAAGTCAGCCAGTTGCCCGCCGCCAAACAGGAGGTTCGTCCATGA
- a CDS encoding cytochrome b: MRTQPTHFALLARLLHWLMAVMIIAMLFIGAGMVTSVSERHEWLIHLHKPLGIAILALVIVRLLVRLTTRQPPLPADLPGWQVMAAKASHLLLYALMLVLPVLGWAMISASGEPVMLSVTVQLPAIVPADAQLFALLRKAHGYLAYLLFLTVLLHLAAALFHGWIRRDEVLDSMLRGRDRG; the protein is encoded by the coding sequence ATGAGAACTCAACCGACGCATTTCGCCCTGTTGGCGCGGCTGCTGCATTGGCTGATGGCGGTGATGATTATCGCCATGCTGTTTATCGGCGCCGGTATGGTCACCTCCGTTTCCGAGCGGCATGAATGGCTGATCCATCTGCACAAACCGCTGGGCATTGCGATTCTGGCGCTGGTGATTGTGCGTTTGCTGGTGCGGTTAACGACCCGCCAACCACCGCTGCCAGCGGATCTGCCGGGTTGGCAAGTGATGGCCGCCAAGGCTTCGCATCTGCTGCTGTACGCGTTGATGCTGGTGTTGCCGGTGCTGGGCTGGGCGATGATCAGCGCTTCGGGTGAGCCGGTCATGCTCAGCGTAACGGTGCAGTTGCCAGCCATTGTTCCGGCCGATGCGCAGTTGTTCGCGTTATTGCGCAAGGCTCACGGGTATCTGGCCTATCTGTTGTTTCTGACGGTGCTGCTGCACCTGGCGGCGGCGCTGTTTCATGGCTGGATCCGCCGCGACGAGGTCCTCGACAGTATGTTGCGCGGTCGCGACCGCGGTTAA
- a CDS encoding spore coat U domain-containing protein, with protein MAGRHWMVMAAGTLALLADDAQAAMSGQINARLILIAGCEVTNTSAPASPVSALGTLDFGLQGPTWNAPIKASLDGDSGGKLNVACNPSVTGFTVTIDGGTHGDGSTRRLSNGRQTLPYQLFVDPSGARSYSIGQQHNFAVTSGAQIPIPVFGSVVANTRAVPAGVYTDTLTVTLDW; from the coding sequence ATGGCAGGCAGACACTGGATGGTGATGGCGGCAGGTACGCTGGCATTGCTCGCGGACGACGCCCAGGCGGCGATGAGCGGGCAGATCAATGCGCGGCTGATCCTGATTGCCGGCTGCGAAGTCACCAACACCAGCGCCCCCGCCAGCCCGGTCAGCGCCCTTGGCACCCTCGATTTCGGCCTTCAGGGGCCTACCTGGAATGCACCGATCAAGGCCAGTCTGGATGGCGACAGCGGCGGCAAACTCAACGTCGCCTGCAATCCCTCGGTCACCGGTTTCACCGTCACCATCGACGGCGGCACCCACGGTGACGGCAGTACCCGACGGCTGAGCAACGGCCGCCAGACCCTTCCTTATCAGCTGTTCGTCGATCCCTCCGGCGCCCGGAGCTACAGCATCGGCCAGCAACACAATTTCGCTGTCACCAGCGGTGCGCAGATACCCATTCCGGTATTTGGCTCGGTGGTGGCGAATACCCGCGCGGTGCCGGCAGGGGTCTATACCGACACCCTGACGGTGACGCTCGACTGGTAA